From Topomyia yanbarensis strain Yona2022 chromosome 1, ASM3024719v1, whole genome shotgun sequence, one genomic window encodes:
- the LOC131688790 gene encoding centrosome-associated protein CEP250 isoform X4, with amino-acid sequence MDGLRWSQVLLQWVQDSKLLNIQCDTIEQYNLNELYQQFRTRMESTLVIREENITDFLKVHFPHYELFLTESGQIAAPDHFYIFSLLLYFSCVRHPDTSFQQICNNFDKLRQAAVGAFLKSMLANSQQQKKIDRMMIQRAIQDAMPQTMLPPAITVSSDQPQSQSQQSVSQTSQSSQLSLPSRLTSADLLDSPQRLSNRIPRLSPPTPKTVILDERTRQLKELKAVLEAERYEKGYLEIQLKQLQDKNDRFVEDKRKLLKDIRELSAKLQSCNQENESPNKQRDADYKLNRIQRQLSEKEETLDRLKIELETISENNRHATEKINYRNSQITKLNHKILELEGSVGTLNECLLEKDEMIKYLRESNEDLQTFIKENRLQREGTAADNLNTSFECMELSSAGSNTSPENMASAVVDVQLKEKEAENGLLKRSLELYEQEKVRVSGLVGQFFRLYGDVVGRLPAGTGNPSDVGFVEKMNIFKVCYESLFEEYGKARADKEMMEEMNEVLEDKLSRLKTQVAAKGEVLRGLEIRSVEIEKDLKITRKNADEYQRQNVELKEELLKQKRDFLKLISDNDKLQEEREELCKQNLNLNVEFNGLKEEYESITKKIDYLMVSMNEDYEDSDYSSLFDKIDDLRNRVRSLKDDKDRLAAMNMKITVEKIALQKEISIGEASRQILQDKQAEAEQKIQLLTEEVEQARASMVERNEKICSIEQEKAELQQSIHILSEKVQSTQSSLDDILKQLEATEQSLESARSETNCIREELTATKDTNCNMQSELEKQQKTTQQLESLTNNINLEKRELENKLALLETDLLTKRQKLDRSQQDAERLNQEKAQLNDRIQSLLDEKTNLERTVAQQQDVSQKNFKEIENLAAKVHELEQLLSSKTGQIEQQERNWSDRHQRDQTQLADAQQQQQLLTGVNHSLLAGYRLIQTRIGQLEDQYSAKIATLQNKIGQLAGLLTKLSAYQYKLRIEKSSLEDNLAQIVAEFKALKLENDGLEADKKALNELLGEVRVEKQAVHDRNVQLEDEVTELNVQLEVERSKSAKLGDELETVTMEKSKLSDAGRELEADMRKQLHDAVNYSRRLEADVQKVEQMLAELECQLQEKVDQLDVISHKHSEQELRCSQLEVEMSETQSNLENQKQLSAQLSTERADLEDRLTALESENSRLESELSESLSTLEGQRETISRLCREKERLEEKVQELATALGTVRQGKSSLHEALEQEREKSDELGCQLLKANEKLSSLQREREELISAQEILRKEQAESAEKMEELTESIALLEEDRDTLREEKCRLEAEVERIDADKEALGEQSGKLLTELSKVRENFVAENAKQESKVTKLSAEVEALREKFKIGTEQLNVATRRVKELEGTCETLEQSLSDKGTLEVKISELSQSLAKLRSEKSNIESEKFAVLEQLKSHQTSIDQLKTDLQVATDSKQQLLQQADLVQASKQELEKTLNDLTESHKTALEQVASLETEKKVLKDLVSAREIDLAEKNDFIETNQKKLLEANDSLKIKLEEMASMSEQLLQTTQQLESLKQEKEDAVLKQTKLLEEVTCDNQKTLKKLEEADQSRTCLVSQIQELTEKLKTRSTEVLNKQEQLEARETEVQSLKESLIACEAKCVELTVTLEENESAQKVLEQRLQSTERELATKQASLIDQEQKSVELTESLSDAVASKEAIFKQWEDLQSIQLSLESQLQTLNQQLTDTRTELANQQTTISAKDAEINQLTHDLNQFQSLLTSKTAEYETAIADKNHLDLQLTQLQNELELVKDDKRKLTTELETLRGDKSDIDHRLNRQLHDYDTLNEAFINARELNQELNQKVQQQDQEMVASKAALSAKEKLLLDREKQLDSLRKQLDGLCGKNQQIDTLRQELMSLKVSYSELQAKRDELLDTIEHCQVQEKGLQNNTKELRDCLSSKQQQIEKLQSELASLKDTLHTLKLEKSTVESNQELQRTKILDLELKNSEQSNKIETLKKSLVKIETSHLKDNSKANMLLQEVQKYKIYEQKVKELERLHSEERKINAKCQTDLAIFKAKLDKTRDEKTKMEQQWEKEQLALKRELDNANKTADEKVKEVRNELEGKLEKMKLKMKTLYNDEMQKLRASHEKDCLELKNKMQYEIKKIHQQMSILKVENDKLTRQIEYAKSENRIEDARKSLCPPHPVVPNHLRSDFKMEDEEGQVLNQTYLTDTQTEKKSSSPRFTGRDSIHPLELEQRNSMVLPHLKSNYSLLPGGGEFADDDNRDSASGILDDSSTSLISRRKADGQTTYKRPGPPTPSKKGGRLSFGGSLPTNDFQYKEILKDSSNGGTLGSRWSLGGRKSNVGAAGGSSMALAEMNTRRRTPKKFFQMISSSGLNNPLSKDENTVPRRRLSFFNKK; translated from the exons ATGGATGGACTCCGCTGGTCCCAGGTGCTGTTGCAATGG GTCCAAGACTCCAAACTTCTCAACATCCAATGCGATACAATAGAGCAGTACAATTTGAACGAATTGTACCAACAGTTCCGTACCCGGATGGAATCGACCCTCGTTATTCGAGAGGAAAACATCACTGACTTTTTGAAAGTGCACTTTCCCCACTATGAACTGTTCCTAACGGAGAGCGGTCAAATTGCAGCCCCTgaccatttttacattttctcgTTGCTGTTATATTTCTCCTGCGTTCGCCATCCGGACACTTCCTTCCAGCAGATATGCAACAATTTTGACAAGCTGCGCCAGGCGGCTGTAGGAGCATTTCTAAAATCTATGCTCGCCAACAGCCAGCAGCAAAAGAAAATTGACCGCATGATGATCCAGCGGGCCATACAGGATGCAATGCCACAAACGATGCTTCCACCGGCGATCACCGTTTCTTCCGATCAGCCCCAATCCCAGTCACAGCAGTCCGTCTCGCAAACATCTCAGTCTTCGCAGTTAAGCCTTCCCTCCCGGCTTACCTCGGCCGATCTGCTGGACAGTCCGCAGAGGTTGAGTAACCGGATACCGCGACTGTCGCCGCCGACACCGAAAACTGTCATCCTGGACGAACGGACGCGGCAGCTGAAGGAGCTGAAAGCGGTGCTGGAGGCGGAACGGTACGAGAAGGGTTACCTGGAGATACAGCTGAAGCAGTTGCAGGATAAGAACGATCGGTTCG TGGAGGACAAGCGCAAGCTGCTGAAGGACATTCGTGAGCTCAGCGCCAAACTGCAGTCATGCAACCAGGAGAACGAATCGCCCAACAAACAGCGGGATGCCGATTACAAATTGAACCGCATCCAGCGGCAGCTCAGCGAAAAGGAGGAAACCCTCGACCGGCTTAAGATTGAGCTGGAAACGATCAGCGAGAACAACAGGCATGCGACCGAAAAG ATCAACTACCGCAACAGCCAAATCACCAAACTGAACCACAAAATCCTCGAGCTGGAAGGTTCCGTTGGTACCTTGAATGAGTGCCTGCTGGAAAAAGACGAAATGATCAAGTACCTGCGGGAGAGCAACGAAGATCTACAGACGTTCATCAAGGAAAACCGGCTGCAGCGGGAAGGTACGGCGGCTGACAATCTGAACACTTCCTTCGAATGTATGGAGCTCAGTTCGGCGGGCAGTAACACTAGCCCGGAGAATATGGCCAGTGCGGTGGTCGATGTGCAGCTGAAGGAAAAGGAGGCGGAAAATGGTTTGCTCAAGCGTTCGCTTGAGCTGTACGAGCAGGAGAAGGTGCGCGTTTCCGGTTTGGTTGGGCAGTTTTTTCGGCTTTATGGTGATGTGGTCGGTAGGCTCCCCGCTGGGACTGGGAATCCGAGCGATGTGGGGTTTGTTGAGAAGATGAATATTTTCAAGGTGTGCTATGAAAGTCTGTTTGAGGAGTATGGTAAGGCGAGAGCGGATAAAGAGATGATGGAGGAAATGAACGAGGTTCTGGAGGATAAACTAAGTCGGTTGAAGACGCAAGTTGCGGCAAAGGGAGAAGTGCTTAGGGGTTTAGAGATTCGTTCGGTGGAAATCGAAAAGGATTTGAAGATCACTCGGAAGAATGCCGATGAATATCAGCGTCAGAATGTTGAGCTAAAAGAGGAACTGCTGAAGCAGAAGCGTGATTTCCTAAAGTTGATTTCGGACAATGATAAGCTACAGGAAGAGCGAGAAGAACTTTGCAAGCAAAATTTGAACTTGAATGTTGAGTTCAATGGTTTGAAGGAAGAGTATGAATCGATTACGAAAAAGATCGATTATCTGATGGTTTCGATGAATGAAGACTATGAAGATAGCGATTATTCCTCGTTGTTTGATAAAATTGACGATTTGCGGAATCGTGTTCGAAGTTTGAAGGATGACAAAGACCGGCTTGCTGCGATGAACATGAAAATTACGGTTGAGAAAATTGCTCTGCAGAAGGAAATAAGCATCGGTGAAGCTAGCCGACAAATTCTCCAGGATAAGCAGGCCGAGGCAGAGCAAAAGATACAACTTCTTACGGAAGAAGTGGAACAAGCTCGAGCATCCATGGTTGAAAGGAACGAAAAAATTTGTTCGATCGAACAGGAGAAAGCAGAACTGCAACAATCAATACACATTCTTAGCGAAAAAGTTCAGAGTACTCAATCATCGTTGGATGATATTCTGAAGCAGTTGGAAGCTACGGAGCAGTCTTTAGAGTCAGCACGTAGTGAAACGAATTGTATTCGAGAAGAGCTCACGGCGACTAAGGACACAAACTGCAACATGCAGTCGGAGTTGGAGAAGCAACAGAAGACGACACAGCAGCTTGAGAGCCTAACCAACAATATAAACCTAGAGAAACGTGAGCTGGAGAACAAACTCGCTTTACTCGAGACTGATTTACTAACGAAAAGGCAGAAGCTAGACCGGTCACAACAAGACGCAGAACGGTTGAACCAAGAAAAAGCTCAGTTGAACGATCGAATACAAAGTCTTCTGGACGAGAAGACCAACTTAGAACGTACAGTTGCCCAACAGCAAGACGTCtctcagaaaaatttcaaagaaaTCGAGAATCTCGCCGCTAAAGTCCATGAGCTGGAGCAGCTGCTCTCGAGCAAAACAGGTCAAATCGAACAGCAGGAACGTAATTGGAGCGATCGACACCAGCGTGATCAGACCCAGCTAGCCGAtgcacagcagcagcagcagctgctCACCGGCGTCAACCATTCCCTGCTAGCAGGATATCGATTaattcaaactcgaatcggtcaATTGGAGGATCAATATTCGGCTAAAATTGCTACCCTGCAAAACAAAATTGGTCAACTAGCTGGTTTACTAACCAAACTGTCCGCCTATCAGTACAAGCTACGAATCGAAAAGAGTTCGCTGGAGGACAATCTCGCTCAGATTGTGGCTGAGTTCAAAGCGCTAAAGTTGGAAAATGACGGACTGGAAGCGGATAAAAAGGCTCTTAATGAACTACTCGGTGAGGTTCGTGTGGAAAAGCAAGCAGTACACGATCGAAATGTCCAACTGGAAGATGAAGTGACAGAGTTAAATGTCCAGTTGGAGGTGGAACGATCGAAATCTGCAAAGTTAGGTGATGAACTGGAGACGGTAACGATGGAGAAATCGAAACTTTCCGATGCAGGCAGGGAACTGGAAGCTGACATGCGAAAGCAGTTGCATGACGCAGTCAATTATTCCAGGCGGCTTGAAGCTGATGTTCAGAAAGTGGAACAAATGCTGGCCGAGTTGGAGTGTCAATTGCAGGAGAAGGTTGATCAGTTGGACGTTATTTCCCACAAACATAGTGAACAGGAGCTTCGTTGCTCTCAATTAGAAGTTGAAATGAGCGAAACACAATCGAATTTAGAGAATCAGAAGCAGCTATCGGCACAGCTATCGACGGAACGGGCTGATTTGGAAGATCGCCTAACGGCGCTGGAATCGGAGAACAGCCGGCTAGAGTCCGAGCTGAGTGAAAGTCTGTCGACACTCGAAGGCCAAAGAGAAACCATCTCTCGACTATGTCGCGAGAAAGAAAGACTCGAAGAGAAGGTCCAGGAACTGGCCACGGCCTTGGGTACGGTACGACAGGGTAAATCATCCTTGCACGAAGCACTCGAACAAGAGCGGGAGAAATCGGACGAGCTCGGTTGTCAATTGTTGAAAGCGAACGAGAAATTGTCTAGCTTGCAGAGGGAAAGGGAAGAACTTATCTCCGCCCAGGAGATACTTCGGAAGGAGCAAGCTGAATCCGCTGAAAAAATGGAAGAGCTAACGGAATCGATCGCGTTGCTCGAGGAAGATCGGGACACGCTGAGGGAGGAAAAGTGCCGTCTGGAGGCGGAGGTCGAACGAATCGATGCCGACAAGGAGGCATTGGGCGAGCAGAGTGGTAAGCTTTTAACGGAGCTTTCGAAGGTACGCGAAAATTTTGTGGCGGAGAACGCGAAGCAGGAGTCAAAGGTCACAAAGTTGAGTGCGGAGGTTGAGGCGTTGAGAGAGAAGTTCAAAATTGGTACTGAACAACTGAATGTTGCTACGCGTAGAGTGAAGGAGCTGGAAGGAACTTGTGAAACGTTGGAACAATCGCTCTCAGACAAAGGTACGTTGGAAGTGAAAATTTCTGAATTATCACAGAGCCTAGCTAAATTGCGTTctgaaaaatcaaatattgaatcgGAAAAGTTTGCCGTTTTAGAACAGCTTAAATCGCATCAAACGTCGATTGATCAATTAAAGACTGATTTGCAAGTCGCGACGGATTCTAAGCAGCAACTGCTGCAGCAAGCTGATCTGGTTCAAGCTTCTAAGCAAGAATTGGAGAAAACGTTGAATGATTTAACTGAATCCCACAAAACTGCTTTGGAACAAGTCGCTTCTCTGGAGACGGAGAAAAAAGTTCTGAAGGATCTAGTTTCTGCTAGGGAAATTGACTTGGCAGAGAAGAATGATTTTATCGAAACCAACCAGAAGAAGTTGCTCGAAGCGAATGATTCACTGAAAATTAAATTGGAGGAAATGGCCTCAATGTCCGAGCAACTGTTACAAACGACCCAACAATTGGAATCTCTCAAGCAAGAGAAAGAGGATGCAGTTTTGAAGCAGACAAAATTGCTTGAAGAAGTGACGTGCGACAACCAGAAGACGTTGAAAAAACTGGAGGAAGCCGATCAGAGTAGGACCTGTTTAGTGTCTCAAATACAAGAACTGACTGAGAAATTGAAAACACGATCGACTGAAGTTTTGAATAAGCAAGAGCAACTCGAAGCCCGTGAAACAGAGGTTCAATCCCTGAAAGAATCATTGATAGCATGTGAAGCGAAGTGCGTCGAACTTACTGTAACCCTTGAAGAAAATGAATCCGCCCAAAAAGTATTGGAGCAACGCTTGCAATCAACGGAACGTGAACTTGCTACCAAGCAGGCATCATTGATCGACCAAGAGCAGAAATCAGTAGAACTTACCGAAAGTCTCTCAGACGCCGTTGCTTCAAAAGAAGCCATTTTTAAGCAATGGGAAGACCTACAATCGATTCAATTATCACTGGAATCTCAACTTCAGACATTGAACCAACAACTAACCGATACCCGAACCGAGCTCGCCAATCAACAAACCACCATTTCGGCTAAAGATGCCGAAATAAACCAGCTAACCCACGATCTCAATCAATTCCAATCGCTTTTAACATCCAAAACAGCCGAATATGAAACGGCCATCGCCGACAAGAACCACCTCGATTTACAGCTGACACAGCTACAAAACGAGCTGGAACTGGTCAAGGACGACAAACGTAAACTTACCACCGAACTAGAAACACTCCGCGGAGACAAATCCGACATAGACCATCGTTTGAACCGTCAGCTGCACGATTACGATACACTGAACGAAGCATTCATCAATGCACGCGAACTCAACCAAGAACTGAACCAAAAAGTTCAACAACAGGACCAGGAAATGGTTGCCTCCAAGGCCGCACTCTCAGCTAAGGAAAAACTGCTGCTCGATAGGGAGAAGCAATTGGACAGTTTAAGAAAACAACTCGATGGATTGTGCGGAAAGAACCAACAGATTGATACACTAAGACAGGAACTGATGTCGCTGAAAGTTTCCTACTCAGAACTTCAGGCGAAGCGGGACGAACTGCTGGATACTATCGAACACTGTCAGGTCCAGGAGAAGGGTTTACAGAACAATACGAAGGAACTGCGCGATTGTCTGAGCTCGAAACAGCAGCAGATCGAGAAGCTGCAGTCCGAACTGGCTTCGTTGAAGGACACTCTGCACACTTTGAAGCTTGAAAAGAGCACCGTGGAATCGAATCAAGAGCTGCAACGGACCAAGATACTCGATTTGGAGCTGAAAAACTCGGAACAAAGCAACAAGATAGAAACACTGAAAAAGTCGTTGGTTAAGATCGAAACCAGTCATCTGAAGGATAATTCGAAGGCTAACATGCTACTGCAGGAGGTGCAGAagtataaaatatatgaacAGAAGGTTAAGGAACTGGAGCGACTGCATTCGGAGGAGCGCAAAATCAACGCGAAGTGTCAGACGGACCTTGCTATTTTCAAGGCGAAGCTGGATAAGACTCGCGATGAGAAGACGAAGATGGAACAGCAATGGGAGAAGGAACAGCTGGCACTCAAGAGGGAGCTGGATAATGCCAATAAGACTGCCGACGAGAAGGTGAAGGAGGTCCGAAATGAGCTCGAGGGCAAACTGGAGAAGATGAAACTCAAAATG AAAACGTTATACAACGACGAGATGCAAAAATTAAGAGCAAGCCACGAAAAGGACTGTTTGGAGCTGAAGAATAAGATGCAGTATGAAATTAAGAAGATTCATCAGCAAATGAGCATTTTGAAAGTTGAAAATGATAAACTGACGAGACAAATCGAATACGCTAAATCGGAGAATCGGATCGAAGATGCACGTAAGTCTCTGTGTCCGCCTCATCCTGTGGTTCCCAATCATCTTC GTTCCGATTTCAAAATGGAAGATGAGGAAGGGCAGGTTTTGAACCAAACCTACCTGACCGACACGCAAACAGAGAAAAAGTCATCATCACCGAGGTTCACTGGACGAGACTCCATTCATCCGTTGGAGCTGGAGCAACGCAATTCCATGGTTCTACCGCATTTAAAATCCAACTATTCACTGCTGCCTGGCGGTGGTGAATTCGCTGACGACGATAACAGG